Below is a genomic region from Dyella terrae.
AAGGAACTGTGGCACCTGATCCATGAAGCACCGAAGCTCGGCGAGCAGGAAATCATGCTCATCGTGCTCGGCCTGATCGATGTGGTGATGATCTCCAACCTGCTGGTCATGGTGATCGTGGGCGGCTATGAAACCTTCGTCTCGCGCCTGCGCCTGGAGAATCATCCGGATCAGCCGGAATGGCTGTCGCACGTGAATGCCTCGGTGCTCAAGGTGAAGCTGGCGATGGCGATCATCGGCATCTCCTCGATCCACCTGCTCAAGACGTTTATCGCGGCGGGTGCGCTGGACGGCCTGCCGTTCTGCTCGGCGGAAACGCTGGCCCTCATTGCCGAGAATGGTGGTGCGGCGTCCGGTTATAAG
It encodes:
- a CDS encoding TIGR00645 family protein; this translates as MSTPQNAPKRLSPLAILIFGSRWLQLPLYLGLIFAQCVYVFLFGKELWHLIHEAPKLGEQEIMLIVLGLIDVVMISNLLVMVIVGGYETFVSRLRLENHPDQPEWLSHVNASVLKVKLAMAIIGISSIHLLKTFIAAGALDGLPFCSAETLALIAENGGAASGYKCTALTPTGVMWQTIIHLVFIVSAIGIAWTDKLMNGHAPKHH